From Hippoglossus stenolepis isolate QCI-W04-F060 chromosome 4, HSTE1.2, whole genome shotgun sequence, a single genomic window includes:
- the tlcd5a gene encoding TLC domain-containing protein 5a yields MALLVVYSLLCLSCWACFYFIVCYVNGSRSYEWNCRLVTLVHGILAVCITAYIGYVDGPWPFTYPGTKNTPLQISAMVVSLGYFIFDMAWCVYFRTEGPVMLAHHTMSILGILLTLWLGESGIESCAVLFGSEITNPLLQARWFLKQTGHYRSQLGNAVDVLFVLLFVVMRIFVGGTMLYCELISPRPRFFIKCGGVAMYALSWVFMVDIVRFARRKRKSWHKQQREQPETVAANGHEGKMD; encoded by the exons ATGGCACTGCTCGTGGTTTACTCACTCCTGTGCCTTTCCTGCTGGGCCTGTTTCTACTTTATCGTGTGTTATGTCAACGGCTCCAGGAGCTATGAGTGGAACTGCCGCCTCGTCACCCTGGTTCATGGCATCCTGGCAGTCTGCATCACCGCATATATAGGCTATGTGGATGGACCCTGGCCTTTCACCTATCCAG GTACTAAGAACACCCCTCTGCAGATAAGTGCCATGGTGGTGAGCCTGGGCTACTTTATCTTTGACATGGCCTGGTGTGTGTACTTCCGCACAGAGGGACCCGTTATGCTGGCCCACCACACCATGAGCATCCTGGGAATCCTGCTGACCCTGTGGCTGGGGGAGTCCGGCATCGAGTCGTGTGCGGTTCTCTTCGGCAGTGAAATCACGAACCCACTCCTGCAGGCACGCTGGTTCCTCAAACAGACGGGACATTACAGGTCGCAGCTGGGGAACGCTGTGGACGtcctgtttgtgctgctgtttgtggtgATGCGAATCTTCGTGGGAGGCACAATGCTGTACTGTGAGCTGATCTCCCCGAGACCCAGATTCTTCATCAAGTGCGGGGGAGTGGCCATGTACGCTCTCTCCTGGGTGTTCATGGTGGACATTGTTCGATTCGCCAGAAGAAAACGCAAGAGCTGgcacaagcagcagagagagcagcCGGAGACGGTCGCAGCTAATGGGCATGAAGGGAAGATGGACTGA